Below is a window of Macadamia integrifolia cultivar HAES 741 chromosome 8, SCU_Mint_v3, whole genome shotgun sequence DNA.
CTATTGAATACTGCAAATGTTCAGAAAATCTGGAAAAAAATGGTCCATAAATCCTGAATTGGATGTCGCATGATAGGATCAAGTTGGTATTGGGGCCTGGCATTTTGTCGTTCTTAGGCTCAGAGTCTAGAAAGACAGGAGTTGCCTTGAGTCATATTACATGAAGTGGAAATATTAGGGCATCCAAAGAATTGCGACCTTGAGAATAACCCCAGGTCCCCAACCTCCAGGGAGTTGATACTTGAGACCTCTGCCTAGAGTTGTGAAGTTTGATATCTATTCAAAAGCAGGAATTAGTCTTTGTAATGGAATCTAATCTGCCAGCTGGACCGATTATGATCACCATATCCTATGTAGAAGGCTAGAAGCTAATCAATTCTTGCTGTTTGAGCTCTTGCAATCCaaactaaggctatgtttggttgtaaggggaattaaagggaagggaagtgaaattttcatacttaaaaaagaaatatatgcaaTCATTACCCGTGTGACTTTAACTTTAAATCATTCCATagttggttataaaatttcactttattttgcatccaaaaccttttgctataatatgtaaaataaaaatcacatgtaaaatatatcattactaaatatggttaaaaaaattaagtagctTATACAatgtaatgattataaacatttctttttaaagtaagaaaatttcACCTCCCTTCCCtctaaattcccattgcaaccaaatggagcctaagtGTTATTCTGAGGCTGCATTTCGGTTTTGAGAGAttcgtcttcttctttgtttttcctGGGCTGTTAGTAACGTTATAAGGTTTACCCTTTTTAAGATTTTGGTAATGTTTTCTGTTCTTCTGGTCCTAAACCCGGATGCAGGATTAGGGTTACCTCAGGTTGGTAATAGCATAATATCTTTTTCTGAACTATTTTAACATGAATTATGCCCCCTTTGTGCTTCCATAAATGAATGTGgctcattttcttattttccccttttgtgtTTATCACTTATTTTCCTCAAACTGAGTATTGGTGGCAGTTGTTAGTCATTGATTACCAAATATAACAACTTCGGTAGTTGCCAAACATAAAAATTTAACTTTGGTTTTAGCCTAACCATTATGACCACCTGCTTCAGATATTCCTGCTAATGACTAACCAGGGTGAGAGAAGCTTTATGAATTCAGAAGCTCATCGCCTAAAGAACAGAATGAGACAACAGAGGTACAGGGCTCGCAAACGTGAAGAGAAAGCTAAAAGAAATGGGGAAACAGTTTTACCTGTGGAACTGTTTTTCACAGGTGTGCCGTGTGTGACTAATGGCTTTCCTTTGTCAAGGAATGATATGAGCGCCTTAAACCTAGAGGCTGCTGGAGCCAGGGATGGGACTGGATCTGTTGAGTTTGGAGATGGACATACTGAAAATTTGCGGGAAGGTAGAATCCAGAGGcttttcatcttcatttttgtgAATTTACTCTATATAATAATGTGCAATGTACCTAATGCAGGATGCAGTCAAAGTTCTGTGGAGGCTGAATCTTTTCAGGCTAAAACCATCATGGGCCAACAACCACAACAGCAGCACAGTGACTTTCGACTCTTTGGGAATGATGCTGAGGATGATGCAGATATTGCTACTGGAGACCATCAGACTTATTACTCTCAGGAGGTAATGCCTCTTTTGAAATCTTTACCGTGAATCCGTAATCTGATACTCCCTATTTAAGTGGTAAACTATTAGAAAGCATGACAATTTAGTATCTTTGCCACTCAGACTACAGATTAAAAGTTGATAAAGCATGATTATTGTATGAAAGGGGAGGAAAGATTTAGGGAAGGCAAAAGTTTGGGTGCATCCGGGTCCGAGTTGGATATATTGCCATACCTATATTTCTGCAACCCAAACTTGGTCCAAACCAAGACTGATTTTTTCGACGGGGCATGCCCAGAAGAGCATCTCTTTCAGTTACGTGGCAGGTTATATGAGGATGAAATTCATGGACTAGATCCCAAGGTCCCctgttcacatgtcaagtttcagcccaaaagGATTTATTCATGTGACAAAGTGAAGCACTGAAAAATTAGAGACTACCAAAAGGGTGTACCTGAATGCTTGGATTGCTGAGGTTTTAATGGACATACATAGGAGGGTGAGTGATTGAATTTGGGCCTGAAATTTTACATATGATCAATCTAAACCCTTCCTCGTGGCACAATAAGTTGTGCTCGTCCAGAAAACTATGTGGCTGTGCTTATTCAGGAGAAGTTTTGCCCTATATTTAAGTGTAATTTGCTTCAAAATTGTTGTTTTGAAGATTTGAACCCAAAATctacaaataaaatataaagctTTTGCCAACTAAGCTAATACTCATACTTGAACTTGGAAAACTTATTGTTTCCGTATTTTCCAATTTGGACAAAGTGGATCAATTTTGTCCAAATAGTAAAACCCAATCCTGAGCAGGTTTTAAATTCAAACAATATATTTCCATACCTGAATTTCTGGAAGATTGGTTTGATTGGTCAGTCAAAATTTTGCCACCCTTAAAAGATTTGTTTTAACTGTGCTTCAGATAGTGTCAGCTCATAGGATGTACATTTtgaataaattatttattacGTGATGCAAACCATCCATGGCTCACTTTCTTTTGGACCATTCAAAGATAGTTGTCTTTTTTTCTATTGTCTATCCACAGAAATTTGATTAAGTTACAATAGTGAATATGGAAATCAACCTGGAGAAGTCAAAATATGTGGGTGATTTCCATCTTTGACATgaaccttctttatttgatttcaattgTGCAGACTGTACAGCCATTATCCAAGATGCAAAATGAGTATGGTGTGAACAGTCTCATTATGCAAGGGGGTTATGTGATGAACCCTCTTGATCAAAGACAACATTTAATAGGCCTTAATGACATTATGGCCCGTCGCCTTAAGAATCGAGAACGTCAGCGTAGATACAGGGCTCGGAAGCGTCTTGAAGCTGATATGAGTAGCAATTACCTTCTAAGCCAAGCATCTCCATTGCAATTAGAACCACAATTGAAAGGGGGCATGAATAAGTGCATGGCCCGAATTCATAGCCCCCGAGATTGGAAGCAAGATGCAAGAAAAGGCCAGGCATCAGAGGGACAGGAAAGCACATCTATTGGGCATCTGCTGCTTGCTCCAAATGTTGTAAAAGAAGTACAGGAACAGGCTTTTGTTTCAGAAGAGAGGGGAGATGGTAAATTTCAGTCTGAGCAGCTAGTATGTTCTTCCCTTTCTGAAGTTAATGGGGTAAGACATGGTCGGAGAGATTGGAAAGCAGCTGCAAGAAATAAGGTGGACTGAAGGAATTCTGGTCAGGAGGTCTGTTCTGTTGGTCATGCCCCTCATTTCTTGGCAATGATTTGTTGGCTGGCAGCATGTATATATTACTGATTAGGGTTAAATTTTCTGGCTACATGCCTATTAgcattgaagatcttcaaaataaGTTATTACTCGCCAAGAACCATTCTATGGAGGATGTGGTAAGTCCATTTACATGTTCCAAGTGTGACGATTTATATAGATTTTCATGAAAGTAGATATTGTCATACACATTTACAATCCATCATTTCTATTTATTTGGATCTTAGTTGATagatttgtgtttttttgttaGGTACTATAGAATTGATGGTTAAGGAAATAGAGTTTTCATAGAAAATGAGTTACACAAATTTTGGACAAGTCTTTTTCCCTATATGATGGCTTCTCTTTAGCATTGTTGttaattccctttttttttattattattattattatttttaaataaaatcatttcatcTTGATGGTTGAAATGGTGGGGTGCAAAGTGTGTGAGTTGATAAATGGTTTAACAGTAAAAGGTATTCTGCCATTTTACAAGGAGATATGCAACTAGGGCTATAAGTGAACCGGGTATTATCTGTCCCATTTATGGCAGATACAGATATAGTCATATAGATACATTGATATCGTACCTGATTAAGATGCAATctctttattcttcttgtttgcacaGATCCTTGTAGctgatcccattaagttggtttaaggttgagtttgttgttgttgttgttgtagtataTATTATCTTTTTTCCCTCTTGActtttatttctcattttaCTTGCAGATATTGTGTAGAACAGAAACAAACACTAATCAACTATTTGGTCACCCCAGGCTGCAGAAGTGGGATAGTAAATCAGCATTTctttgtattaggagaataatCTGCCTTGAATTTTCTGAGATACAGAAATTGAAGGCAATTCTTGTTAAGAATGACCAGAAAAGGGCGAATTAGTACAATTTATACATAACCTATTTTGCAGAGAACAGGGCATCACTATTAAATTTGAATGTGTATACCCAAACTGTAAGATGTAATATTGTTTGCATGACCATACAAGCGGAGAGACTTCAGTGagaatattctctctctctctctctctctctctctctcttttctggaAAGTAATCACTAGCCAtgggatcactctatggtccatgggctctatgaaGGCGATCCGGATCCCTAACTGAGCCACAAACAATGCCTCTTGACCAATAGCTACATAAACGCATTACAATTTCCCTTTTTGATTGAGAATAGTATATGGGGTGCTGCTGTTTTACCGGTCTGTCTCTCCCCAAGAATTAATTCTCGCTGACTATGTATTGTTTTACTTGGTAATATATTTCAAAATGTTTCCCCAATTGGCAAGCCAGGTAAGAGAGTCCCTGGTCAGACATGctacataaaaaaatatcaaatggcAAATCATTGGATGCTTAGGAGATGATCTATATAGACACGTATCAAATTTCATAtccaaattcaattatttacttCGAAATATAATGTCATACGCATCAATGCATGCATATCCATGCACGTCCTTCAATAATCATTCGCACCCATATCAAAATCTCAGATTTTTCAATGATTTGTTTTGCTACATTGCCAAATCATATATagacttctaccaaaaaaaaaaaaaaacctgtttAACTTTAGACTCTACTAAAGAatgattaattaaaaaaaaaaaaaaaactccatttAGACTTCAGACTTTGATTCGACATGTAATTAATGACCTTAGGGATGTACCTATCCTTCAAATTTTAACCCAATCTATTTCATATGGGacttaattatgtatttatgtcTACCAGCGTATTGCCAAGCGAGAaaagcttctctctctttttatctttttttaccCGGCATGtacttaatttaaaaaaaaaaaaaaaacatcaaagAACTCCTGAAAAATTTACATATCTAAACAAAGATAACATCTTTGATAGgagtgtcaaaacctagcctgaTGGCCAGAACTAGTAAAACTGATTAAAAAATGGGAATCAAATCGAATTGATCCTCATCAGATTGGTTCTGGATGAGGTATGATGAGACCTGCTGAAAACATGATCACATTGGACCGACTAATATCCCAACTGAAAAATCTAATCAAATGAatcgaaaaaaataaaataaaataatggagtatgaggttatgaataaaTGAATTGATTAtctattgatttcaatattagtgaGAGGATTTGTAATTGAGGGGAATTATTACAAATCAATGAGTAtaaggttatgaatagagaaattgatttgtaacaagGCTTCTATAAATCTTCTTGTTCATTATACAAaatggttcattttgtgattatAACGATATTTATCTTCTCACTGATTAGTCACTATTCCTAGTTGTTTACTTGTTTTATAAGAACTGTAGTTATCTTTTCTCACTACGgattatgaatgtaagatttcaatATGATTCAAGTAGAAATACAACCCGATCTAAACTGGTATTAAATTAATACTAAAAAACCGAAATAAACTGAAACCATATCAAGAATGAAACCAAGACGAAATTGACCGAAAATCAAATTCCTTAACAGTTTGGTTTTTGTCTTActcattcccaaatcaaaaccgaTTCAGCCCAACAGAAATCAGGCTGAACCAACCATATGACACCCTTAACAATTAAAGGAACCATAGCCCAAGATCGGCATGGATGGTCATCAAATAAAACCAATGGAATACCTCCAACGGATCTACTTAATATCAACAATCCCATCTCTCATGGCCTTTACTATCCTTGCTGAAGTCTTTTGATCTACGTTCTGGCTTGCATCCTGTAATTGCAAATCCAAAGATATATGATCagaaaaagttttccttcccTGCTCAGTGAAGGAAGTGACTACCATCACCCCCTCCCTAATCTCCCCCTATTGTATGCCTTGGATGGACCACGGTGAACTGATGTCTATTCACCATAGTCTTAGGAAAACTAACTCTAACAAACAATGGAAAATTAATGTTGTATGATCCATGGCTGGTAATTCAaaattgttgggtcccgattgacactgagaggggggtgaatcagtgtgccaaatattttttcatttttcaattgtACCcttgatgtggcaatcactatttgcacttcaatagcacagtctactgatgctgcctagagctgctatgtatactactgaccattcttactgttgtaTGAAATTTGCTCACATAActtgtattgctgcccagagtgtctcataaacctcacacaataatcactgtcacatacatacacagtcgtatgcacatccacactgcacaaccaagtggtcaggtctaccagatgtacacacccattctgtagccaagcactccaatccacaatacaaatacgagcatacacatccacaacacaagaaatacgtgcttcggtcAGTTGCCTACATACACAGAGTAATGTCAACTATcgggctcagtatttactcaatactaattatgactgcacccacagccaagggaacagattctcagtttccaccaatgacatataatggctaggtcttcaccctagttttctcatgATGatatgagaggccgcacccacggcaaataggtttaggtagttgtaattaccaaggaacacatagcccttgtgtccagcacccattgaacataaaaaaaaataaagttgggcttataacaatgccttatagtgaagcactcatacatgcaaatttccccccaaatagactacaactatcacttaggcattttatcaaacatcttgcctacaatgatttataataatggaaatttgacaaaagtgaggttaccttggcaaggagtaaccgtctgAGATGCAATAATATCGATCTCCACTTTATGCGAACCATAACCATGTTGTCTCGGTgtcgccaatgcttcaaccccggttgacacttgggtttcttgaaacaactcacaagaaccaaattctaggttcttgttattcttctttcttttttctttgtctttactttcatggagcaacactgacattcacattcacacacacactcctctctctctctccacttctcttcttctagtcttccttataaataaagctttaatgggaaaataatattctcaacaagaatcatcaaactccattaattggatttgagaaaatctttcttaagaggcattcaagacacacacaaagagaggaaaaaacttattctctatttccctcttcttttcttctcttccattttctttttctttcacttagcaacaaccaatagagcttgctgccttggtttctagcagcttcctaagcctctagtGGGGGCTacggatgaagtgcaagagcatggaagtctttcattcaaacccttagttTTTCACGAGCTTCAACTGAATTTTTTGACCACATCAGcaacccctctgcctgatttcttccctctggtgtgtagagctcggagagatgaagaatcgcTAACTTGAATCatccaaatccgagttaaaatgagggagatatgaccatttgaagttagagcaatgagatagcctgaaatagaatcttcataggggtggcgtaggctacaccggcggagCGCGCAATAGAGGCGCcgatctggccgtagatctcatcaaaaggctTAATCTGAGCCGTCCGATTGAACCaatggacaatagatctaaaccatagattttgaatatcgatgacatcatcatgacgtacgcgctgacattgtcagaagcgttgtcgatcaccgattggtTGATGTATTGAGTTTCACGGTACGCTGtcggctaactttaataaagctccattgATCTTGACCATTAGATTggaaccgatctgatatgattggctcagattaagatatggagaatctctttatagattctatgcacatgcgctacacacaatcaagactaatatggtgaggcgccacaccatcatatctaatacacttcaccaatgagaagttttggataagcatcttcaacacaaGCTCTTGCACGAACCGTCGGATCTAAATCTTActgacgtggctcaatctgagccgtgtattaaggatccctctgattctcttatatacacataagcccctgccttcatattttcagtgctaaacaccccttatcaactaagaccttcaaaatctcaaaattacataaaaatccttaaaatttcaaaaataaattccaaaaaatccacccaacactaGAGTAGATTGAtgaatttttggtttggattttcaaatcgGTTTTATGAAaatacttataactttttcatacgatatctgatcgagatgaaacgaagtacGTTGAAACCGTAACTagacgctctacgactttctAGAAGACTCAATTATCTGACTCAAttatgtaaaaagaccaaaatgctcctagacctttccaatgacgtatctttctcatacagaatcggaacacgatgaaatcagaaccgttggaaagattcgatttttttttgtattgttacatggagaacacttcctttaaaaagttCATCTTCAATACCGAAATTGCCCTCGACTgtcacaaatgtcgtaacttcttcatacggtatcggaatgtgacgaaatcaaatgcactggactaggtaaattacaatatatttttttcatgaagaactgatcttccaaaaatgtcattttcattactgaaaatgcccccgagcataaataggcaaattttgccagttttgacctagaaacctgcaccacctactaaggatgtattaaaccactccatgcataccaagcggctctgttatctcatcggtgatactggacactgccatatcATTATTTCATctatgtcacccaaactgaccacgtCATCACCACCACGTGGACggattgccaacaaggacaaccataaaacaacaaaaataaggGTAGATCATTAGCAACTGaagatgaaagagaaataatttgaaaaagaCATAAATTAGTAGTCAAATGTATACAAAGAGCACTCCCATTTATATTTGTTTCGAAAAatgatatgaaaataaaaatgccaATACAACCTCAGCCTCAATGCTACAAAGAGCACAAGTATTGCCAACATAAACAAAAGAAGCTAACTTTTTCTTAGTCAAGACACCATCAACTAGAGACTTCTACAAAAAAAGAGTGTTTAAATATGAACAAGGTCAATTTTTAATATAATGCCTTTTATGATCTTAAAAGATATTGATAGAAAGATACATCATCTCTagaaaattaataaatgcaGGAAAGTGGTGGGATGGATGCTATAGTACAGGACAGTCAAACAACTGTTTCAAGATTGTAAAAGAATAAATCAATATTATATAACTATATTACTCAAAAATTCTGCTGATATTAGTAGGAATTTTGGAAGTAGAGCGAATGCGAGTAACAAGTCCAAGGAACCCATGTCACAAAAGGGGCATTCGTAGAGGGACGTGGTCACAAGATAGAGAGAGGTgtagtgctctctctctctctctctctctctctcttcataaaTCCAATCATTTTTTGATTCATTGTTTCAAGTTTCAGAAATCTAATTCGGTGGAAAAATTATGAGAACCTCTATTTAAGGAGAGTTATGGAAAGTTCAGATATGGTTCTTGGAACAAGAAACATGCAAGCACTctttctcagaaaaaaaaaaagaaatgcaagcactctttctCTCCCATAGATGGGGATGGAGAAGGAAGTGTAGGATGGGATTTGATGGAGTGGTATAAGGGAGTGAAGGATTCTGGAGAGGGGGTGGTTTGAGGCTGC
It encodes the following:
- the LOC122086170 gene encoding uncharacterized protein LOC122086170 isoform X2, translating into MTNQGERSFMNSEAHRLKNRMRQQRNDMSALNLEAAGARDGTGSVEFGDGHTENLREGCSQSSVEAESFQAKTIMGQQPQQQHSDFRLFGNDAEDDADIATGDHQTYYSQETVQPLSKMQNEYGVNSLIMQGGYVMNPLDQRQHLIGLNDIMARRLKNRERQRRYRARKRLEADMSSNYLLSQASPLQLEPQLKGGMNKCMARIHSPRDWKQDARKGQASEGQESTSIGHLLLAPNVVKEVQEQAFVSEERGDGKFQSEQLVCSSLSEVNGVRHGRRDWKAAARNKVD
- the LOC122086170 gene encoding uncharacterized protein LOC122086170 isoform X1; protein product: MTNQGERSFMNSEAHRLKNRMRQQRYRARKREEKAKRNGETVLPVELFFTGVPCVTNGFPLSRNDMSALNLEAAGARDGTGSVEFGDGHTENLREGCSQSSVEAESFQAKTIMGQQPQQQHSDFRLFGNDAEDDADIATGDHQTYYSQETVQPLSKMQNEYGVNSLIMQGGYVMNPLDQRQHLIGLNDIMARRLKNRERQRRYRARKRLEADMSSNYLLSQASPLQLEPQLKGGMNKCMARIHSPRDWKQDARKGQASEGQESTSIGHLLLAPNVVKEVQEQAFVSEERGDGKFQSEQLVCSSLSEVNGVRHGRRDWKAAARNKVD